A window of Rutidosis leptorrhynchoides isolate AG116_Rl617_1_P2 unplaced genomic scaffold, CSIRO_AGI_Rlap_v1 contig196, whole genome shotgun sequence genomic DNA:
CTAGTGAAGAAGTTTGGGTTAGAAACTGCGAAACCCATGAGAACTCCGATGGGAACAAATGATCATTTGTCCGAAGACATTGAAGGGGAAGATGCTGATCCTACACTATATAGAAGCATGATTGGGAGTCTGTTATATTTATGTGCTAGCAGACCTGATTTAAGTTTTAGTGTAGGAGTCTGTTCAAGATACCAAGCAAACCCAAAATAGTCGCATATCAAGGCTGTTAAAAGAATTGTGCGCTATTTTTCTGGAACAACAGGCTTGGGGCTTTGGTATACAAAAGATACAAATGGAGTGTTAGCTGAATACAGTGATGCTGATATGGCAGGATGTGTAGATGACAGGAGAAGTACGTCTGGGGGCTGTTTCTACCTTGGAAGCAATCTAGTGTGATGGTTTAGCAAGAACAATTCAGTATCATTATCCATTGCTGAAGCAGAATATATTTCAGCTAGTagttgttgtgctcagttactATGGATGAAACAAATGATGGAAGAATATGGCTTGGAGCAAGGAGTGTtgacaatctactgtgacaacactagTGCAATAAGCATATAAAAATATCATGTGCAACACTCCAAAATGAAGCACATTCAAGTTCATCACCACTTTATTAGAGAGCTTGTTGAAGAGAAGAAGGTGGCCTTGGAATATATCTCAACTGAGAAGCAGTTGGCAGATATCTTGACGAGAAGTTTAGACGCAAGTcgttttgagttcttgagaggagctCTTGGACTTTGCTCTACTGCTTGAAACTTGAGATAAGTGATTTCATCCCTGTACATATCATTTTATTTTTGTCTttctagtatcattatttttaaaaaaaaatgaaaaagaaaaaaaaaaagagggTTGGAGTGTTTGCCATGTTCAGGAAGCAAGAAGTTGGGCTGTG
This region includes:
- the LOC139881799 gene encoding uncharacterized mitochondrial protein AtMg00810-like; the protein is MASEFEMSMVGELSYFLGFQIKQCKDGTSISQEKYAKNLVKKFGLETAKPMRTPMGTNDHLSEDIEGEDADPTLYRSMIGSLLYLCASRPDLSFSVGVCLGLWYTKDTNGVLAEYSDADMAGCVDDRR